In the genome of Amaranthus tricolor cultivar Red isolate AtriRed21 chromosome 15, ASM2621246v1, whole genome shotgun sequence, one region contains:
- the LOC130801408 gene encoding uncharacterized protein LOC130801408, whose amino-acid sequence MVGIFSRFTGSKTGHRRTQSALDEREVALQNPQDTESDVAQSVIVHGIEVAVEFKPVEHPIEPLDSDKPVQCPLPEPSILNDGRIWKERVSAANVMRRTDLPLMKEGSTGDSEAATETRSRPPLPNRMILPSISAPEHNLVNLLEECKSSGII is encoded by the exons atggtGGGTATTTTTTCTAGGTTTACTGGCAGCAAAACTGGGCATAGAAGAACTCAAAGTGCACTT GATGAGAGGGAGGTCGCGCTTCAGAATCCTCAGGACACTGAATCAGATGTTGCACAATCAGTTATTGTTCATGGTATTGAAGTAGCTGTAGAATTCAAACCTGTTGAACACCCAATCGAACCTCTTGATAGTGATAAGCCAGTTCAGTGTCCATTGCCAGAACCTTCCATTTTAAAT GATGGTAGAATATGGAAGGAGCGGGTTTCTGCAGCAAACGTAATGAGAAGAACTGACTTGCCTCTTATGAAAGAAGGGTCAACAGGTGATTCCGAAGCAGCTACTGAGACAAGATCACGGCCTCCTTTGCCAAACCGCATGATACTGCCATCGATAAGTGCACCTGAACATAATCttgttaatttgttagaagaatgcAAATCCTCAGGGATTATATGA
- the LOC130801409 gene encoding protein SENSITIVE TO UV 2 isoform X2 produces MATTEFTLDDDVYTDAFFEELMELESKITQQPPPQPPLRLPPQSVTSAPSYVFTSLKTVPTELPKSSVADNNSHSPPRLLSQPNPSFTHLSTDTRSVSSPSSEEQSEIERLKRELRTLSKKALDLEQECLELKKQKDKEHKPQFVPNKKPWTCKSEDYSWKEVSRSESANALAVPVPFRIGVEKKSTGIQTDEGDETLNPSTSGAVSTYGYLSKLQSIWFQKSSQRAHKNFVAKLLEACASEFCVLFGCSGLSVTSLRDHKSLTHAQMSGKSLVLHCVEVSKVSQLYTVLTKVQIVRSSLCILRTALYLLINISRICTLRDNVKVESCSPGSDAVQIHSSEVERAVSVCDVGGDGTFHTSSVTACKIVYIAECETFSFICHVDWLRLFISMGQIAVKLAEEHARVEAVSIMNIILMRTDPCSTREKFGESVVFEAISLLLRKEAGVSCRKEVVHLLYLLLNCPKILATFCSSCKVADSHTQSLNDDATVLAFKESHAVLRGLAECVVCPEFGVQELNLRKNAISVLSFLAPSGKCGFDIFLFHKLPERFNFLGLVLQVLVSEIDAEGSESCPAPEIFKERTLLMQEALRLLNRLASHPAYSVALFKELTSSRDLISMAIDIATRLSKKCRRLLNFDRQIREHEVVNLASLFKKRISTFLGENISS; encoded by the exons ATGGCGACAACGGAGTTCACGTTAGATGACGACGTCTACACTGACGCATTCTTCGAAGAACTCATGGAACTTGAATCAAAAATAACTCAGCAACCGCCACCGCAACCACCATTACGATTACCGCCACAATCTGTTACTTCTGCACCTTCCTATGTATTCACCTCTCTAAAAACTGTTCCTACAGAACTTCCGAAATCTTCTGTTGCTGATAATAATTCTCATTCTCCTCCTAGACTACTTTCGCAGCCAAACCCTAGCTTTACTCATTTAAGTACCGATACTCGATCtgtttcttctccttcttctgaAGAACAATCCGAAATTGAGCGATTAAAG AGAGAGTTAAGGACTCTATCCAAGAAGGCTTTGGATTTG GAGCAAGAGTGCTTAGAGCTTAAAAAGCAAAAAGACAAAGAACATAAGCCACAGTTTGTACCCAATAAGAAACCATGGACCTG TAAGTCTGAAGACTACTCCTGGAAAGAGGTTTCAAGAAGTGAAAGTGCAAATGCTCTTGCTGTTCCTGTACCATTTCGGATAGGTGTAG AAAAAAAGAGTACTGGTATTCAAACAGATGAGGGGGATGAGACTCTCAATCCAAGCACTAGTGGTGCTGTATCTACGTATGGTTATTTGTCAAAATTGCAATCCATTTGGTTCCAAAAAAGCAGCCAAAGAGCACACAAAAATTTTGTTGCTAAGTTACTTGAGGCATGTGCAAGTGAGTTCTGTGTTCTCTTTGGTTGTTCAGGTCTGAGTGTGACCTCCCTAAGGGATCACAAGTCATTGACTCATGCACAGATGTCTGGGAAGTCTCTTGTCCtgcattgtgttgaagtttctAAAGTATCACAATTGTACACTGTGTTGACAAAG GTACAAATTGTTCGTAGTTCTTTGTGCATTCTGCGGACTGCTTTATACCTCTTGATTAACATTAGTAGAATATGCACACTGAG GGATAATGTCAAGGTGGAGAGTTGTTCCCCTGGATCAGATGCTGTACAAATTCACAGTTCAGAAGTCGAAAGAGCTGTCAGTGTGTGTGATGTTGGTGGAGATGGAACCTTCCATACAAGCTCTGTAACAGCTTGCAAAATTGTTTACATTGCTGAATGTGAAACTTTTTCCTTTATTTGTCATGTAGATTGGCTTCGCCTGTTTATTTCTATGGGCCAGATTGCTGTTAAATTAGCAGAAGAACATGCAAGGGTAGAAGCTGTTTCCATCATGAACATAATTTTGATGAGAACTGATCCTTGTTCTACTAGAGAAAA ATTTGGGGAATCAGTTGTTTTTGAAGCCATTTCACTACTATTGAGAAAAGAAGCTGGGGTTTCCTGCCGGAAAGAAGTTGTTCATCTCTTATATCTACTTTTAAACT GTCCTAAAATATTAGCCACCTTTTGTTCGAGTTGTAAAGTGGCTGACAGTCATACGCAATCTCTCAATGACGATGCAACAGTTTTGGCATTTAAAGAATCACATGCAGTTCTCAGGGGATTGGCTGAGTGTGTAGTTTGCCCTGAGTTCGGTGTACAG GAGCTGAACCTTCGTAAAAATGCTATATCTGTGCTGTCATTTTTAGCTCCTTCTGGCAAGTGTGGTTTTGACATTTTTCTGTTCCACAAGCTTCCCGAAAGATTTAACTTTCTGGGGTTAGTTCTTCAAGTACTGGTCTCAGAAATTGATGCTGAAGGATCAGAGTCTTGCCCTGCACCAGAAATATTTAAAGAGAG AACTTTACTCATGCAAGAAGCTTTGAGATTACTTAATCGACTGGCATCTCATCCTGCATATTCAGTGGCTCTCTTTAAAGAGTTAACAAGCAGTAGAGACTTGATCAGCATGGCAATTGATATAGCAACTAGGTTATCAAAGAAATGCCGAAGACTATTGAATTTTGACCGGCAGATCAGAGAGCATGAAGTAGTGAACTTGGCTTCTTTGTTTAAGAAAAGAATTTCCACCTTCCTCGGTGAAAATATTTCCTCCTGa
- the LOC130801409 gene encoding protein SENSITIVE TO UV 2 isoform X1, which translates to MATTEFTLDDDVYTDAFFEELMELESKITQQPPPQPPLRLPPQSVTSAPSYVFTSLKTVPTELPKSSVADNNSHSPPRLLSQPNPSFTHLSTDTRSVSSPSSEEQSEIERLKRELRTLSKKALDLEQECLELKKQKDKEHKPQFVPNKKPWTCKSEDYSWKEVSRSESANALAVPVPFRIGVEKKSTGIQTDEGDETLNPSTSGAVSTYGYLSKLQSIWFQKSSQRAHKNFVAKLLEACASEFCVLFGCSGLSVTSLRDHKSLTHAQMSGKSLVLHCVEVSKVSQLYTVLTKLADDMGLINAFLFSLHDLCGHENVQIVRSSLCILRTALYLLINISRICTLRDNVKVESCSPGSDAVQIHSSEVERAVSVCDVGGDGTFHTSSVTACKIVYIAECETFSFICHVDWLRLFISMGQIAVKLAEEHARVEAVSIMNIILMRTDPCSTREKFGESVVFEAISLLLRKEAGVSCRKEVVHLLYLLLNCPKILATFCSSCKVADSHTQSLNDDATVLAFKESHAVLRGLAECVVCPEFGVQELNLRKNAISVLSFLAPSGKCGFDIFLFHKLPERFNFLGLVLQVLVSEIDAEGSESCPAPEIFKERTLLMQEALRLLNRLASHPAYSVALFKELTSSRDLISMAIDIATRLSKKCRRLLNFDRQIREHEVVNLASLFKKRISTFLGENISS; encoded by the exons ATGGCGACAACGGAGTTCACGTTAGATGACGACGTCTACACTGACGCATTCTTCGAAGAACTCATGGAACTTGAATCAAAAATAACTCAGCAACCGCCACCGCAACCACCATTACGATTACCGCCACAATCTGTTACTTCTGCACCTTCCTATGTATTCACCTCTCTAAAAACTGTTCCTACAGAACTTCCGAAATCTTCTGTTGCTGATAATAATTCTCATTCTCCTCCTAGACTACTTTCGCAGCCAAACCCTAGCTTTACTCATTTAAGTACCGATACTCGATCtgtttcttctccttcttctgaAGAACAATCCGAAATTGAGCGATTAAAG AGAGAGTTAAGGACTCTATCCAAGAAGGCTTTGGATTTG GAGCAAGAGTGCTTAGAGCTTAAAAAGCAAAAAGACAAAGAACATAAGCCACAGTTTGTACCCAATAAGAAACCATGGACCTG TAAGTCTGAAGACTACTCCTGGAAAGAGGTTTCAAGAAGTGAAAGTGCAAATGCTCTTGCTGTTCCTGTACCATTTCGGATAGGTGTAG AAAAAAAGAGTACTGGTATTCAAACAGATGAGGGGGATGAGACTCTCAATCCAAGCACTAGTGGTGCTGTATCTACGTATGGTTATTTGTCAAAATTGCAATCCATTTGGTTCCAAAAAAGCAGCCAAAGAGCACACAAAAATTTTGTTGCTAAGTTACTTGAGGCATGTGCAAGTGAGTTCTGTGTTCTCTTTGGTTGTTCAGGTCTGAGTGTGACCTCCCTAAGGGATCACAAGTCATTGACTCATGCACAGATGTCTGGGAAGTCTCTTGTCCtgcattgtgttgaagtttctAAAGTATCACAATTGTACACTGTGTTGACAAAG CTTGCTGATGATATGGGTCTTATAAATGCTTTTCTGTTCTCACTGCATGATCTTTGTGGTCATGAAAAT GTACAAATTGTTCGTAGTTCTTTGTGCATTCTGCGGACTGCTTTATACCTCTTGATTAACATTAGTAGAATATGCACACTGAG GGATAATGTCAAGGTGGAGAGTTGTTCCCCTGGATCAGATGCTGTACAAATTCACAGTTCAGAAGTCGAAAGAGCTGTCAGTGTGTGTGATGTTGGTGGAGATGGAACCTTCCATACAAGCTCTGTAACAGCTTGCAAAATTGTTTACATTGCTGAATGTGAAACTTTTTCCTTTATTTGTCATGTAGATTGGCTTCGCCTGTTTATTTCTATGGGCCAGATTGCTGTTAAATTAGCAGAAGAACATGCAAGGGTAGAAGCTGTTTCCATCATGAACATAATTTTGATGAGAACTGATCCTTGTTCTACTAGAGAAAA ATTTGGGGAATCAGTTGTTTTTGAAGCCATTTCACTACTATTGAGAAAAGAAGCTGGGGTTTCCTGCCGGAAAGAAGTTGTTCATCTCTTATATCTACTTTTAAACT GTCCTAAAATATTAGCCACCTTTTGTTCGAGTTGTAAAGTGGCTGACAGTCATACGCAATCTCTCAATGACGATGCAACAGTTTTGGCATTTAAAGAATCACATGCAGTTCTCAGGGGATTGGCTGAGTGTGTAGTTTGCCCTGAGTTCGGTGTACAG GAGCTGAACCTTCGTAAAAATGCTATATCTGTGCTGTCATTTTTAGCTCCTTCTGGCAAGTGTGGTTTTGACATTTTTCTGTTCCACAAGCTTCCCGAAAGATTTAACTTTCTGGGGTTAGTTCTTCAAGTACTGGTCTCAGAAATTGATGCTGAAGGATCAGAGTCTTGCCCTGCACCAGAAATATTTAAAGAGAG AACTTTACTCATGCAAGAAGCTTTGAGATTACTTAATCGACTGGCATCTCATCCTGCATATTCAGTGGCTCTCTTTAAAGAGTTAACAAGCAGTAGAGACTTGATCAGCATGGCAATTGATATAGCAACTAGGTTATCAAAGAAATGCCGAAGACTATTGAATTTTGACCGGCAGATCAGAGAGCATGAAGTAGTGAACTTGGCTTCTTTGTTTAAGAAAAGAATTTCCACCTTCCTCGGTGAAAATATTTCCTCCTGa
- the LOC130801410 gene encoding ATP-dependent Clp protease proteolytic subunit 4, chloroplastic, whose translation MASLSLSSSLSPHILSQNPYSSSLKLHQSLSKPSFLKPNLHISSSHTLHSSLQLHPPTLNSPSFQPNALAVDEFGLGSITGSNPQTPATAMRGAEADVMGLLLKERIVFLGSSIDDFVADAIISQLLLLDAQDHTKDIRLFVNSPGGSLSATMAIFDVVRLVRADVSTLALGIAASTASVILGGGAKGKRFAMPNARIMVHQPLGGASGQAIDVEIQAREIMHNKNNITRIISEFTNRPFEQVEKDIDRDRYMSPIEAVEYGLIDGVIDKDSIIPLVPVPEKVKPSFNYEEISKDPKKFLTPDIPDEEIY comes from the exons ATGGCTTCACTTTCTCTATCCTCCTCCCTTTCTCCTCACATCCTCTCTCAAAACCCTTATTCTTCTTCCCTCAAACTCCACCAATCTCTCTCTAAACCCTCTTTTCTCAAACCAAATCTTCACATTTCTTCATCTCATACACTTCATTCCTCCCTTCAACTTCACCCACCAACCCTAAATTCCCCATCTTTCCAGCCTAATGCTCTTGCAGTAGATGAATTTGGGTTGGGTTCAATCACGGGCTCAAACCCACAAACCCCAGCAACCGCCATGAGAGGTGCTGAAGCTGATGTTATGGGATTGCTTTTGAAAGAAAGGATAGTGTTTTTGGGAAGTAGTATTGATGATTTTGTTGCTGATGCTATTATTAGTCAATTGTTGCTGTTGGATGCTCAAGATCATACTAAAGATATTCGCCTTTTCGTTAATTCTCCTGGTGGTTCTCTCAG TGCGACAATGGCCATCTTTGACGTTGTACGGCTTGTGCGAGCAGATGTGTCTACACTTGCTCTTGGAATTGCTGCGTCAACAGCTTCAGTAATTCTTGGTGGTGGAGCCAAAGGAAAACGTTTTGCAATGCCGAATGCGAGAATAATGGTTCATCAACCTCTTGGGGGTGCAAGTGGACAAGCAATCGATGTCGAAATTCAAGCACGAGAAATCATGCATAACAAGAATAATATTACAAGAATCATTTCTGAATTCACTAACCGACCTTTTGAACAAGTAGAAAAAGATATCGATAGGGATCGTTATATGTCTCCTATTGAAGCAGTTGAATATGGACTGATTGACGGGGTTATCGATAAAGATAGCATTATTCCACTTGTACCCGTTCCAGAAAAAGTGAAACCTTCATTCAACTATGAAGAGATCAGCAAAGATCCAAAAAAGTTCCTGACACCAGATATCCCAGACGAAGAGATATACTAG
- the LOC130801490 gene encoding uncharacterized protein LOC130801490, translating to MGSKDDDIHSAARNGDVNAIELIVSCNPLATNSRDKHSRTPLHLAAWAGHANAVSCLCKHKADVGAAAMDDMAAIHFASQKGHLDVVKTLVASGASVKATNRKGMTALHYAVQGSHLELTKYLLRKGFNLNAKSKAGKTVLDLASNEEIRNLLLDFEKTKQTEVQTEKETAEDEVKDGKPGAHVEEKGIKDESGKIDDENLKRKGEEDDLREISPKPKKSKVALNHLLVSDDTQEDEEQ from the exons ATGGGGAGCAAAGACGACGATATTCATTCAGCAGCCAGGAATGGAGATGTGAACGCCATTGAATTGATAGTAAGTTGTAACCCTTTAGCTACTAATTCCAGAGATAAGCACTCCAGAACCCC ACTACATTTAGCAGCTTGGGCAGGCCATGCAAATGCTGTTAGCTGCCTTTGCAAGCACAAGGCAGATGTTGGCGCTGCGGCTATGGATGATATGGCTGCAATTCACTTCGCATCACAGAAGGGACATTTAGATGTAGTCAAAACCCTGGTCGCATCCGGGGCTTCTGTAAAAGCTACCAATCGCAAGGGCATGACTGCGCTGCACTATGCTGTTCAGGGTTCTCATCTCGAACTTACCAAATACTTGCTGAGGAAAGGTTTTAATCTAAATGCTAAATCAAAAGCAGGGAAAACTGTCTTAGACCTTGCAAGTAATGAAGAAATTCGTAATTTACTGTTGGATTTTGAGAAGACGAAACAAACGGAGGTTCAGACTGAAAAAGAGACGGCAGAAGATGAAGTTAAAGATGGAAAACCGGGTGCACATGTAGAAGAAAAGGGTATAAAGGATGAGTCAGGGAAAATCGATGATGAAAATTTGAAACGAAAGGGTGAAGAGGATGATTTACGAGAAATCTCACCAAAACCGAAGAAAAGCAAAGTCGCTCTAAACCATCTACTTGTATCTGATGATAcacaagaagatgaagaacaatgA